Within Elizabethkingia sp. JS20170427COW, the genomic segment CTCTATTGCAGCTCAAGGGGGGATTAACGCAGCTAAAAACTATCAAAATGATGGTGACTCTGTTTACCGTTTATTCTATGATACCATCAAAGGTGGAGATTACCGTTCAAGAGAAGCTAACGTACAACGTTTGGCAGAGGTTTCTGGTAATATCATCGACCAATGTGTGGCACAAGGGGTGCCTTTTGGTAGAGAATACGGAGGTAAATTAGATAACCGTTCTTTCGGTGGGGTTCAGGTAAAAAGAACTTTCTACGCAAAAGGACAAACAGGTCAGCAATTATTGTTAGGTGCTTATGCAGCAATGAGCCGTCAGATTGGTAAAGGTCGTATTAAAATGTACAACCGCCATGAGATGATGGACTTGGTAATGGTAGATGGTAAAGCAAGAGGTATTATTGCAAGAAACCTTATTACAGGGGAAATTGAAAGACACTCTGCTCACGCTGTAGTAATTGCTTCTGGAGGTTATGGTAATGTATACTTCCTTTCAACCAACGCTATGGGATCTAACGTTTCTGCAGCTTGGAAAATCCACAAAAAAGGAGCTTACTTCGCTAATCCTTGTTATGTTCAAATTCACCCAACTTGTATCCCAGTACACGGAACTCAGCAATCTAAATTAACTCTGATGTCTGAGTCTTTAAGAAACTCTGGTAGAATTTGGGTTCCTAAGAAAATTGAAGATGCAGTAGCAATTAGAGAAGGTAAGAAAAAAGCAAAAGATATTGCTGAAGAAGATAGAGATTACTACTTAGAGAGAAGATACCCAGCATTTGGTAACTTAGTACCTAGAGACGTTGCTTCTCGTGCAGGTAAAGAAAGATGTGATGCAGGTTTCGGTATCGAGAATAACGAAACTAAAGAAGGGGTATTCTTAGATTTCTCTACTGAGATTGTTAAAAAAGGTAAGGAAGCTGCTTTAGAGCACGGTATTCATAATCCTTCTGATGCTCAGATAAGATCTCTAGGTAAAGATTGGGTAAAAGAAAAATATGGTAACCTTTTCCAAATGTATGAGAAAATTACAGCGGATAACCCATATGAAACTCCAATGAAGATTTATCCAGCAGTTCACTATACCATGGGAGGTATTTGGGTAGACTACAATTTGATGTCAACAATCCCTGGATGTTTCGTTATAGGAGAAGCTAACTTCTCAGATCACGGTGCAAACAGACTAGGAGCTTCTGCATTGATGCAAGGTTTAGCAGATGGATATTTTGTATTGCCTTACACAATTGCTGATTACTTAGCAGACG encodes:
- a CDS encoding fumarate reductase/succinate dehydrogenase flavoprotein subunit is translated as MGLDSKIPAGPLADKWKNHKDHMRLVSPNNRDKIDIIVVGTGLAGGSAAATLAEQGYNVKAFCYQDSPRRAHSIAAQGGINAAKNYQNDGDSVYRLFYDTIKGGDYRSREANVQRLAEVSGNIIDQCVAQGVPFGREYGGKLDNRSFGGVQVKRTFYAKGQTGQQLLLGAYAAMSRQIGKGRIKMYNRHEMMDLVMVDGKARGIIARNLITGEIERHSAHAVVIASGGYGNVYFLSTNAMGSNVSAAWKIHKKGAYFANPCYVQIHPTCIPVHGTQQSKLTLMSESLRNSGRIWVPKKIEDAVAIREGKKKAKDIAEEDRDYYLERRYPAFGNLVPRDVASRAGKERCDAGFGIENNETKEGVFLDFSTEIVKKGKEAALEHGIHNPSDAQIRSLGKDWVKEKYGNLFQMYEKITADNPYETPMKIYPAVHYTMGGIWVDYNLMSTIPGCFVIGEANFSDHGANRLGASALMQGLADGYFVLPYTIADYLADDIRTGAIPTNTPEFDVAEKEIKEKINFFLNNKGTHSVDHFHKQLGHIMWNKVGMARNEKGLQEAIKEIEEVRKDFWKNVRVPGEADNLNPELEKAFRVADFLELGQLLAIDALNRKESCGGHYREEYSTPEGEAQRDDENYMYVAAWEYKGEDINQSVLHKEELVYENIEVKQRSYK